From Sinorhizobium sp. RAC02, a single genomic window includes:
- a CDS encoding extracellular solute-binding protein, which yields MRMLVTAATSIVALLTFGQAHAEGVLNIYNWGEYTNPKLIQKFEETYKVKVTVTDFDSNDTALAKARQGGNQFDIVVPSSTFVKIWIDEGLLLESRPDQMENFKNMDPRWVNVAFDPSRRYTVPWQWGTTGVLVDTAVYSGDPNTSAIFLDPPPELVGKINVLPEMGDVLALAIYYEGGTACTDDLAILRKVRDRLAAARDKWVALDYPSTEKFVDGDYAAGVNWGGAAMRVRLVSSRYVYGYPKEGYPIWMDSVAVLKTAPNVENAKLFQNFIMDPENAALISAYARYANGIVGSEKYMPEEMRNAPEIVVPAEFIDNGHFSPACPQHVTDLYTKIWTEVLK from the coding sequence ATGCGCATGCTTGTGACTGCCGCCACATCGATCGTCGCCCTTCTTACCTTCGGGCAGGCCCATGCGGAGGGCGTTCTGAACATCTACAATTGGGGGGAATACACCAATCCAAAATTGATCCAGAAATTCGAGGAGACCTACAAGGTCAAGGTGACGGTCACCGACTTCGATTCCAACGATACGGCGCTTGCGAAGGCCCGGCAGGGCGGCAACCAGTTCGATATCGTTGTGCCGTCCTCGACCTTCGTGAAGATCTGGATCGACGAGGGGTTGTTGCTCGAATCCCGCCCCGACCAGATGGAGAATTTCAAGAACATGGACCCGCGCTGGGTGAATGTCGCGTTCGATCCCAGCCGCCGCTATACCGTGCCCTGGCAATGGGGAACGACCGGCGTGCTGGTGGATACCGCCGTCTACTCGGGCGATCCCAACACCTCGGCGATCTTCCTCGATCCACCGCCGGAACTCGTCGGCAAGATCAACGTGCTGCCGGAAATGGGCGACGTGCTCGCGCTTGCCATCTATTACGAAGGTGGCACGGCCTGCACCGACGACCTCGCCATCCTGCGCAAGGTCCGCGACCGCCTCGCGGCTGCGCGCGACAAGTGGGTGGCGCTCGATTATCCGAGCACCGAAAAATTCGTCGACGGCGACTATGCGGCGGGCGTCAACTGGGGTGGCGCCGCCATGCGGGTACGCCTGGTCAGCTCCCGCTATGTCTACGGCTATCCGAAGGAGGGTTATCCGATCTGGATGGACAGCGTCGCGGTTTTGAAGACCGCGCCGAACGTCGAGAACGCAAAACTCTTCCAGAACTTCATCATGGACCCGGAAAACGCCGCGCTGATTTCCGCCTATGCGCGTTACGCGAACGGCATCGTCGGCTCGGAGAAGTACATGCCGGAAGAAATGCGCAATGCGCCGGAAATCGTCGTGCCGGCCGAATTCATCGACAACGGGCATTTCTCGCCGGCCTGTCCGCAGCACGTTACCGACCTCTACACGAAAATCTGGACCGAGGTGCTGAAGTGA